In a single window of the Anaerocolumna cellulosilytica genome:
- a CDS encoding class I SAM-dependent methyltransferase: MKKDSSTECWNNVEIEEYIMKAQNNDFRMHYIMPYTLKAIGDVKAKHILDLGCGEGGYSRALADMGAVVTAVDCSEALLTYVADRAMKEGTNIKALRRNANELTNIQNDVFDIVLCSMMLMDVKDLDGTLKEIHRVIKHNGKVFISILHPCFKPKESKWILEEDGIKVAIKDYFNPTEWTDMINGVNTPLIYRHRTLSHYIKAFNENDFILADMNEPIPTMEQLRSSLRIEWLSKIPMYLFIELKKKG; this comes from the coding sequence ATGAAAAAAGATAGTTCAACGGAATGCTGGAATAACGTAGAGATTGAAGAGTATATAATGAAAGCACAAAATAATGATTTTCGCATGCATTATATTATGCCATATACTTTAAAAGCAATTGGAGATGTAAAGGCTAAGCATATTTTAGATTTAGGATGCGGAGAAGGAGGATATTCAAGAGCACTTGCTGATATGGGGGCAGTTGTTACAGCAGTTGATTGTTCAGAAGCTTTGTTAACTTATGTTGCTGATAGAGCTATGAAAGAAGGAACTAATATTAAGGCGTTGAGGCGGAATGCCAATGAGCTAACTAATATTCAGAATGATGTATTTGACATTGTTTTATGCTCTATGATGTTAATGGATGTGAAAGACCTCGACGGAACATTAAAAGAAATCCATAGGGTAATAAAGCATAATGGAAAGGTCTTTATATCCATTCTCCATCCGTGCTTTAAGCCCAAAGAAAGTAAATGGATATTAGAGGAAGATGGAATTAAGGTAGCTATCAAGGATTATTTTAATCCGACAGAATGGACAGATATGATTAATGGAGTAAATACACCTCTTATATATCGACACAGAACACTCTCCCATTATATTAAGGCATTCAATGAAAATGATTTTATATTGGCTGATATGAATGAACCTATTCCCACCATGGAGCAGTTGAGAAGTTCTTTACGAATTGAATGGCTTAGTAAAATACCTATGTATTTGTTTATAGAACTTAAAAAGAAAGGATAG